One window from the genome of Geoalkalibacter sp. encodes:
- a CDS encoding HigA family addiction module antitoxin, which yields MKKHDLPPVHPGEILLEDFLKPMEITRYRLAKSIGVPQRRVDEICAGKRAITADTALRLARFFGTDAQSWMNLQSAYDLQVAEDALADRLKREVTPHKNAA from the coding sequence ATGAAAAAACATGATCTTCCTCCGGTGCATCCCGGTGAAATTCTTCTTGAGGATTTTTTAAAGCCCATGGAAATCACGCGTTATCGTCTGGCTAAATCCATCGGTGTACCGCAACGGCGGGTGGACGAGATTTGTGCCGGCAAGCGCGCGATAACCGCGGATACGGCTTTGCGGCTTGCCCGGTTTTTCGGTACCGACGCACAGAGCTGGATGAATCTGCAGAGTGCTTATGATCTGCAGGTGGCAGAGGATGCGCTTGCCGATCGGCTTAAGCGCGAAGTGACACCGCACAAGAATGCGGCCTGA
- a CDS encoding type II toxin-antitoxin system RelE/ParE family toxin, protein MIRSFACKETERLFHRRFSKKLPQDVQRIAQRKLQHIHAAATLDFLRIPPGNRLEQLAGNRIGQWSIRINDQWRICFRWQDGNAHDVEIVDYH, encoded by the coding sequence ATGATTCGAAGCTTTGCCTGCAAGGAAACAGAGCGGCTGTTCCATAGACGGTTTTCCAAAAAGTTGCCGCAGGACGTGCAGCGCATTGCTCAGCGAAAGTTGCAGCATATCCATGCCGCGGCAACGTTGGATTTTCTACGGATTCCGCCCGGGAACCGGCTTGAACAACTCGCCGGCAATCGGATTGGCCAGTGGAGCATTCGCATCAATGATCAATGGCGTATTTGTTTTCGGTGGCAGGACGGCAATGCGCACGATGTCGAGATCGTCGACTACCATTAG